The following nucleotide sequence is from Nitrospinota bacterium.
GCCACTCAAATATCTCATCTAAATCTTCTTTTTCTGTCGTTAATTCTTTGACATTGTTAAATATAACATCCATTTGATTAAGAGACAACCGAGAGATAATCTCCCAAGCCTTATCCCTGCTTTTAAAATTTGAATTGTCCTTAATAAGAATAGCTTTTCCTATTCTTCCCCTAGAGAGCAAGGATATCCATTCGGCTTTTTGGTAATCCATGGAATGTGTCTTTATTAAAAATTCTCTAATGATAGATGAAGAGAGCTGATGAAACGTAATCTTCTGGCATCTGGAAACTATTGTTGGGAGTAAGGAATAATAATTAGGACTAATCAGTATAAAAATGGTATCTTTAGGTGGTTCTTCCAGTGTCTTCAGGAGAGCGTTTGATGCTTCTTTTGTTGTCTTATCTACCTTGTCTATGATGACAATCTTTTTTTTGCCCTCAAAGGGTTTAAAACTGATATCTTTTTTAATATTTTTAATTGTTTCTATCTTGATACTATTTTTTTCTGGTTCAATCAGTAAAAGATCTGGATGAGAAAGATTTTGAACCTTTTTACAGGGAACACAGCGCTCACATGGATCCTCTTTAAAGTCCTGACAGAGAAGGGATTTGGCAAAAATCATTGCTGCATACCTTTTTCCTGTGTTTTCAGGTCCTAAAAAGAGGTAGGCATGAGAAAACTCATTATTTTTTATGGAATTGTATAAAATAGTTTTTAATCTTTCCTGTCCTACAATTTCTTTGAAAGGCATTCATATCACCTGATTTATCTTAAAATCTCGTCAGTATAGCTTCTTATGGTTTTTTGAATTTCCTCAATCTTTCCATTTCCATCAATTACCTTGATTCTCTCTTGGCTTTTTTGTGCCAGTTCCAGAAATCCTATTCTGATTCTTTTGTGAAATTCCAATGTTTCTTTTTCAAATCTTTCTTCTCTCTCCGATACTGCTTTTTTTGAATTTCTCTTATTCGCTCTTTTTAAACCTTCTAAGGGGTCTAAATCAAGGAGTATCGTAAGGTCAGGTTCGATATTACATGACACAATTTTATTAAGCCTTTTGATAAATTCTAAATCTATATTTCTCCCATAACCTTGATAGGCGAAGGTTGAATCAAAAAAACGGTCACACAAGACAACCTTATCTTGTTTTAAGGCTGGTATGATTACCTCCTTAATATGCTGAACCCTGCAAGCAGTGATAAGGAGGAGCTCTGTTTCTCTGGAGATATTCTTATTATCATCATTAAGCAATATCTTTCTTATCTGGTCTCCAATAGCAGTTCCACCAGGTTCTCGAGTGATTTTAACTTGATAATTCTTTTCCAACAGATAATCCCTTAACATCATTATCTGTGTGGTTTTTCCACATCCTTCTACGCCTTCAAATGTAATAAATGTTCCCATTGAAATGACTTATTTTAGTTAAATTATTTAAACATTTTATATTATCATAACAGTCACTATAATCATATATTTTTCTTTGGCTGCCTTTGTTCTATATTTTTTTAATTTTAGAATGAATAAATTATGTTTTTTTAATAAAAAGAGGTGTTTTTTTAGAAATTACTTCCTGTGTCTAATCTTTTAATTTTAGCAAAGAATTATTTATTAATCTGGGAAGGTCAAATTGAGAGTATATCAGATAGGCATGGATTCTGATGGGCATGGACTTCGCATTTTACGCTATTTTTATATAGCTTTATTTCAGTTTAGTTTCTTTATTTAATTTATAATTAATCACTTATTTTTTATACCTTCTATCACAATTTTATCATAGGTTAGAATAATAGGATAGAAGGGAACTCAATAGAAATCTTCCCTTCTTAATATTCGTTTTTCATAACAAACACAAAATGTAAAATCATTAACGATCAAAAAAGAGGGAAGTTGACTATACAGCGATAAATACTGTTTGCTACTAAAATGATTTAAGTCTCAGCAATCATCTTATCGAATTCTTCAACTGTTATTGCTGGAGATGTAGAAAATGATATACCGGTCAATCTATTTAAACCAACAGAGGCCTGTATTGCTTCTTTATTGCCGGGTAAATCTACAATAAAAACCAGATCATAGCCTCCTAGTAGCACATACATTTCATTTACCTCACCGCCGAGGTTCTTAACAAGACTAATAACATTGTCAGTGCGCTCAGGAGAAATTGCCTTTACAGCTTCAGTTGAGTATTTTCCGTACATAAAGAATGTTGACATACTAAACACCTCCTTTCTCTATGAGTATTAAAAACCTGGTGTATAAGGTTTAAATTTTTTATTTTGTAACAGTAAAAAAGTCTACTTCAAATGAGCTTTTAATAGATGGGATACAGCCTGAAAATTCATCTGAATTCTCAGATGGAAGGGGAATCAGAAATTCAATCTTAACTTGTTATAATAAATATAAGAGAAAATAATGATTATGTCAATAATTTTTTGCGGTTTGTCTTCTATATGAAAAAAGGAATGTTG
It contains:
- the holB gene encoding DNA polymerase III subunit delta', with the protein product MPFKEIVGQERLKTILYNSIKNNEFSHAYLFLGPENTGKRYAAMIFAKSLLCQDFKEDPCERCVPCKKVQNLSHPDLLLIEPEKNSIKIETIKNIKKDISFKPFEGKKKIVIIDKVDKTTKEASNALLKTLEEPPKDTIFILISPNYYSLLPTIVSRCQKITFHQLSSSIIREFLIKTHSMDYQKAEWISLLSRGRIGKAILIKDNSNFKSRDKAWEIISRLSLNQMDVIFNNVKELTTEKEDLDEIFEWLFLFCRDIAVIKNRADTTYIINNDLIGDLENLSQRLSISAIHDIYAEIKNTDLLLRKNVNHRLALENMIMNIFSIRSQITENGHGYNCRY
- the tmk gene encoding dTMP kinase, whose product is MGTFITFEGVEGCGKTTQIMMLRDYLLEKNYQVKITREPGGTAIGDQIRKILLNDDNKNISRETELLLITACRVQHIKEVIIPALKQDKVVLCDRFFDSTFAYQGYGRNIDLEFIKRLNKIVSCNIEPDLTILLDLDPLEGLKRANKRNSKKAVSEREERFEKETLEFHKRIRIGFLELAQKSQERIKVIDGNGKIEEIQKTIRSYTDEILR
- a CDS encoding GYD domain-containing protein gives rise to the protein MSTFFMYGKYSTEAVKAISPERTDNVISLVKNLGGEVNEMYVLLGGYDLVFIVDLPGNKEAIQASVGLNRLTGISFSTSPAITVEEFDKMIAET